In Gloeomargarita sp. SRBZ-1_bins_9, a genomic segment contains:
- a CDS encoding BCD family MFS transporter yields MRQAYPRITVWTMVRLGLFQAGLGMMSVLMLGILNRVMISELAIPPLVAAGVIAMHQLVAPARVWFGQLSDAHPIAGTHRTGYVWLGAAAFAFLAWAVVQITWQVAAQIQGTAVWTGTTWAWVALLGLGFALYGLAVSASSTPFAALLVDISDEDNRSQIVGVVWSLLMVGIIAGAITGSGLLRQVELDAPPEVIRVGMNRLFTVVPLVVFGLAVVATAGVEAKFSRYRQRSRIAEREDQITLGRALRILTASPQTGLFFTFLLCMTLGLFMQEPVLEPYGGMVFNMPIAQTTRLNAYFGVGTLAGLVLTGFAIVPRLGKRPTTVLGCVLSALAFLGIMLAGWLGQVWLFTGMVLAFGVASGVTTTGALTLMLDLTLAETAGTFIGAWGLAQALARALSTLCGGGLLELGTRWFGAASFWAYVPVFGTQVLLLVVAATLLRLVDVKAFAERTQVTLQQILAEEFELE; encoded by the coding sequence ATGAGGCAAGCCTATCCGCGTATTACGGTCTGGACGATGGTGCGCTTGGGTCTGTTCCAGGCGGGGTTGGGGATGATGTCGGTGCTGATGCTGGGAATTCTCAACCGGGTGATGATCAGCGAGTTGGCCATTCCGCCGTTGGTGGCAGCGGGGGTGATTGCCATGCACCAGTTGGTGGCGCCGGCGCGGGTGTGGTTTGGGCAGTTGTCGGATGCGCACCCGATTGCGGGGACCCATCGCACGGGGTATGTGTGGCTAGGGGCGGCGGCGTTTGCTTTTTTGGCCTGGGCGGTGGTGCAAATCACCTGGCAGGTGGCGGCTCAGATACAAGGGACGGCGGTATGGACAGGAACGACCTGGGCTTGGGTGGCCTTGCTGGGGCTGGGATTTGCCTTGTACGGGTTGGCGGTGAGCGCCAGTTCGACCCCCTTTGCGGCGCTGCTGGTGGATATTTCCGATGAGGACAATCGCTCCCAAATCGTGGGGGTGGTCTGGTCGCTGTTGATGGTGGGGATTATTGCCGGTGCGATTACGGGTAGTGGCCTGCTGCGTCAGGTGGAACTGGATGCGCCGCCGGAGGTGATCCGAGTGGGGATGAACCGGTTGTTTACGGTGGTGCCTTTGGTGGTCTTCGGGTTAGCGGTGGTGGCGACCGCTGGTGTGGAAGCCAAATTTTCTCGCTACCGGCAACGGTCACGGATCGCCGAACGGGAGGATCAGATCACCTTGGGCCGGGCGCTGCGGATTCTCACGGCTAGCCCTCAAACGGGACTGTTTTTTACCTTCCTGCTGTGTATGACCCTGGGGTTGTTTATGCAGGAGCCGGTACTGGAACCCTACGGCGGTATGGTCTTTAACATGCCGATTGCCCAGACCACGCGGTTGAATGCCTATTTTGGGGTGGGAACGCTGGCGGGGCTAGTATTGACGGGGTTTGCCATTGTGCCGCGTCTGGGGAAACGACCAACGACGGTGTTGGGGTGCGTTCTCTCGGCCCTGGCGTTTTTAGGGATTATGCTAGCGGGGTGGCTGGGGCAGGTGTGGCTGTTTACCGGGATGGTGCTGGCGTTTGGGGTGGCGTCGGGGGTAACTACCACGGGGGCGTTGACGTTGATGCTGGATTTGACGCTGGCGGAGACGGCGGGGACGTTTATCGGAGCCTGGGGGCTGGCGCAGGCGCTGGCGCGGGCCTTATCTACCCTGTGCGGCGGGGGCCTGCTGGAGTTGGGAACGCGCTGGTTTGGGGCCGCCAGCTTTTGGGCCTATGTGCCGGTGTTCGGGACTCAGGTGCTGCTGTTGGTCGTGGCGGCGACGCTGTTGCGGCTGGTGGATGTGAAGGCCTTTGCGGAACGGACCCAGGTGACGTTGCAGCAAATCCTGGCGGAGGAGTTCGAGCTGGAGTGA
- a CDS encoding ABC transporter ATP-binding protein, giving the protein MTSPLLQAVNLSKRFGGLWAVQDVSLTVAPHSITGLIGPNGAGKTTLFNLLAGSLRPDGGQVFFQGREITGLPPHEICRRGLVRTFQVARVFSRLSVLDNLLLAAPHQLGEQLWPVLLQPQRVAHQERELRQQAMEILDSVGLAAKAHDYAGSLSGGQRKLLEMARALMTRPQLLLLDEPAAGVNPTLINQMCDYIQKWHKNGLTFLIIEHNMDVIMSLCHQVWVLAEGKNLAVGTPTEIQTNPQVLEAYLGV; this is encoded by the coding sequence GTGACTTCGCCTCTGTTGCAGGCCGTTAATTTAAGTAAGCGGTTTGGGGGACTCTGGGCTGTCCAGGATGTCTCCCTAACCGTTGCGCCCCACAGCATCACTGGTCTGATTGGCCCCAACGGTGCCGGCAAAACCACCCTATTCAACCTATTAGCGGGTTCCCTACGCCCGGACGGTGGGCAAGTTTTCTTCCAGGGCCGAGAGATCACCGGGTTACCGCCCCATGAGATTTGTCGGCGGGGCCTTGTGCGGACGTTTCAAGTCGCGCGGGTGTTTAGCCGGTTATCAGTGCTGGACAATCTTCTGCTAGCGGCCCCCCACCAATTAGGAGAGCAACTGTGGCCGGTTTTATTGCAGCCCCAGCGGGTGGCCCACCAAGAGCGAGAGCTGCGCCAGCAAGCCATGGAAATTTTAGATTCGGTGGGGTTAGCGGCCAAGGCCCATGACTATGCCGGGTCCCTTTCGGGGGGGCAACGGAAACTCTTGGAAATGGCCCGTGCCCTGATGACCCGTCCCCAACTCCTGCTCTTGGATGAACCCGCTGCCGGTGTCAACCCCACCCTGATTAACCAAATGTGCGACTACATCCAAAAGTGGCACAAAAACGGCTTGACCTTTCTCATCATCGAGCACAACATGGATGTCATTATGTCCCTGTGTCACCAGGTGTGGGTCTTGGCGGAAGGGAAAAATTTAGCCGTTGGTACGCCCACGGAAATCCAAACCAATCCCCAAGTTCTGGAAGCCTATTTGGGTGTATAA
- a CDS encoding AAA family ATPase: MDFMDLVAALNALPPDAREASINNVFVQSALLPQLGFSTTEIIPEYVVDEQINRRTDFALRKDRDGDIFIRTEKDPFVLVEVESRSKQMVPGTADYKKVVRQLKEQLLGSRCHSVQWGIITNANHIQLFRKHGKVIFPATEVLELTPNNVNSIIRGLRERIHNPIRALTVAIYNNKGGVGKTTTTINLGAVLALKGKRVLLIDFDYNQQNLTQRLGVESCKGLVFESLTSSQRNHLSSAVVRRDYEVRVKPASLVKVSFDVIPADASMWELEHLQEPAYRLRDQLRFAYTHYDYILIDTPPGWRLINKLVFWAADVVLMPVQPSSCDSIRGAAVAIGRFIPEVRRQKKNGLLGEEMSLLEPTPEPLPIFFNNVRNGEKAELKRALQFINDLITENRSLAPFLLPEGKLPHCLPGFAYIASADFGEKPAAFCHQYAFNYYLGLARRYFCHD; encoded by the coding sequence ATGGATTTTATGGATTTAGTGGCTGCCCTGAATGCTCTACCACCTGATGCCCGGGAGGCTTCCATCAACAATGTATTTGTCCAATCTGCCCTCTTGCCACAGCTAGGTTTTTCAACCACAGAAATCATCCCGGAATATGTTGTGGATGAACAGATCAATCGCAGGACAGATTTTGCCCTTCGCAAAGATAGGGATGGAGACATTTTTATACGAACAGAGAAGGATCCCTTTGTGCTGGTGGAGGTGGAGAGCAGGAGTAAGCAGATGGTTCCGGGTACGGCCGACTACAAAAAAGTGGTTAGGCAGTTAAAGGAACAGCTTTTAGGGAGTAGATGTCATTCAGTTCAGTGGGGTATCATCACCAATGCCAACCACATTCAGTTGTTTAGAAAGCATGGTAAAGTCATATTTCCGGCCACTGAGGTCTTGGAACTTACCCCCAACAATGTCAACTCTATTATTCGTGGTCTACGGGAAAGAATCCATAACCCTATTCGGGCCTTGACGGTGGCGATTTACAACAACAAAGGCGGGGTGGGGAAGACAACAACAACCATTAATTTGGGAGCCGTTTTAGCCCTCAAGGGTAAGAGGGTTTTATTGATTGATTTCGACTACAATCAACAGAATTTGACACAACGCCTAGGGGTCGAATCCTGCAAAGGTCTTGTATTTGAGTCCTTGACCAGCAGCCAAAGGAATCACCTGTCGTCTGCTGTTGTCCGGCGAGATTACGAAGTCAGGGTTAAGCCTGCTTCCCTCGTCAAGGTTAGCTTTGATGTCATTCCTGCGGACGCATCCATGTGGGAACTGGAGCACCTGCAGGAGCCGGCCTATAGGTTGCGGGACCAATTGAGATTTGCTTACACCCATTACGATTACATCTTAATTGATACACCTCCCGGGTGGCGTCTGATCAACAAGCTGGTCTTTTGGGCGGCAGATGTGGTTTTAATGCCGGTGCAGCCCTCCAGTTGTGATTCCATCAGGGGTGCGGCGGTAGCTATTGGTCGCTTTATACCGGAGGTCCGCAGGCAAAAGAAAAATGGTTTGCTGGGGGAGGAGATGTCTCTCCTGGAGCCGACTCCTGAGCCCTTGCCAATTTTCTTTAATAATGTCCGTAATGGTGAAAAGGCTGAACTCAAAAGAGCGCTCCAATTTATAAACGACCTGATTACGGAAAATCGTTCCTTGGCTCCCTTCCTTTTGCCAGAGGGCAAGCTACCCCACTGTCTACCTGGCTTTGCCTATATTGCTAGTGCTGACTTTGGGGAAAAACCAGCTGCTTTTTGTCACCAATATGCCTTTAACTATTACCTCGGTCTGGCCAGGAGGTATTTTTGCCATGATTGA
- a CDS encoding fatty acid desaturase family protein has protein sequence MKPSEVFSREELEALNQRSDAQGWRQVLVHLGVIGVTGWLWHWGWTQGFAGGWLALPVYGFALATMFAAVHECVHRTAFATPWLNDAVAWVAGVLSFYNSTFYRRYHQWHHRYTQIPGKDPELAEPKPTNGWMYLWQLSGLPWWWGKLQGHVRVLLGDLQGCPYIPPEAQAAVRRSTAAQLAVYGLAIGVSAWAGRPWFLMDWVVPLAVGQPFLRFILLAEHTGCTYDDNPLTNTRTTLTGWPVRLLMWNMPFHAEHHFCPSIPFHALPKAHQKLRDKWAYLAPSYGAAHREIIAQWGG, from the coding sequence ATGAAACCGAGTGAGGTTTTTTCCCGGGAGGAGCTGGAGGCTTTGAACCAACGGTCCGATGCCCAAGGGTGGCGACAGGTGTTGGTCCATCTGGGGGTAATAGGGGTTACTGGATGGCTCTGGCACTGGGGTTGGACGCAGGGATTTGCTGGGGGATGGTTGGCTTTGCCGGTGTATGGGTTTGCTTTGGCGACGATGTTTGCCGCAGTGCATGAGTGTGTCCACCGGACGGCGTTTGCTACCCCCTGGCTGAACGATGCGGTGGCCTGGGTGGCCGGGGTGTTGTCGTTTTACAACAGTACTTTTTACCGGCGCTATCACCAGTGGCATCATCGCTACACCCAAATTCCTGGGAAGGACCCAGAGCTGGCGGAACCCAAACCGACTAACGGCTGGATGTATTTGTGGCAATTGAGCGGCCTTCCCTGGTGGTGGGGCAAGCTGCAAGGGCATGTTCGGGTGTTGCTGGGAGATTTGCAGGGGTGCCCCTACATCCCGCCGGAGGCGCAAGCAGCCGTACGCCGGTCCACAGCTGCGCAGTTGGCGGTCTATGGCTTGGCGATAGGGGTTTCTGCCTGGGCCGGGCGGCCCTGGTTTCTGATGGATTGGGTGGTGCCTTTGGCGGTGGGACAGCCGTTTTTGCGCTTTATCCTGCTGGCGGAACATACAGGCTGTACCTATGATGACAACCCCCTGACTAATACTCGTACGACGTTGACCGGGTGGCCGGTGCGCTTGCTGATGTGGAATATGCCGTTTCATGCGGAACACCATTTTTGCCCGTCGATTCCTTTCCATGCTTTGCCTAAGGCGCACCAGAAATTGCGGGATAAGTGGGCGTATCTGGCGCCGAGCTATGGGGCGGCCCATCGGGAGATCATCGCCCAGTGGGGGGGATGA
- a CDS encoding alpha/beta fold hydrolase codes for MTGVWTAKEVALQCGVVLPQVHIVYQTYGELAPRRDNVVLYPTSYGAHHTDIDWLIAPDGILDPTRWFIVIPNMLGNGLSSSPSNGGLPGLAEQGCYVTHWDNVTLQARLLWETWGIERLALVYGWSMGAQQAYHWGALYPERVERLVALCGTARTTPHNRVFLLSLRAALTADPVWDGQTFRGTPERGYRAFARIYASWAVSQAFYRAKMYQTLGYRDVEDYLVRGWEANYRRRDPRDLLAMLDTWLRCDVGDNPLYQGDYEKALRSIRAATLVMTCTTDLYFPPADCAAEAAIIPQATFRLIPSIWGHRAGNPWQYPPDAAFIRRAVQEWLAA; via the coding sequence ATGACGGGGGTCTGGACGGCTAAAGAGGTGGCGCTACAGTGTGGAGTGGTGCTGCCCCAGGTTCACATTGTCTATCAGACCTACGGGGAACTGGCGCCCAGGCGGGATAATGTGGTGCTCTACCCCACGTCCTACGGCGCTCACCACACGGATATTGACTGGTTGATTGCCCCGGATGGGATTCTCGACCCGACGCGCTGGTTCATTGTGATTCCCAATATGTTGGGCAATGGGTTGTCCAGTTCGCCCAGCAATGGAGGACTGCCCGGGCTGGCGGAACAGGGATGCTATGTGACCCACTGGGACAATGTGACGTTGCAGGCGCGGCTGCTGTGGGAAACTTGGGGGATCGAGCGGCTGGCGTTGGTATATGGCTGGTCCATGGGGGCGCAACAGGCCTATCACTGGGGGGCGCTGTACCCGGAACGGGTAGAACGGCTGGTGGCCCTTTGTGGTACGGCCCGGACAACCCCCCACAACCGGGTGTTTTTGTTGAGCTTGCGGGCAGCCCTGACGGCAGACCCGGTGTGGGATGGTCAGACGTTTCGGGGGACGCCGGAGCGGGGCTATCGTGCCTTTGCCCGTATTTATGCCAGTTGGGCGGTGTCCCAGGCGTTTTACCGGGCCAAGATGTACCAAACTTTGGGCTATCGGGATGTGGAGGATTACCTGGTGCGGGGGTGGGAGGCCAATTACCGCCGGCGGGACCCTCGGGATTTGCTGGCGATGCTAGATACTTGGCTGCGCTGTGATGTGGGTGACAACCCGCTGTATCAGGGGGATTATGAAAAGGCGCTGCGCTCCATTCGGGCTGCAACCCTGGTGATGACCTGCACGACGGATTTGTACTTCCCCCCGGCAGACTGTGCGGCGGAGGCGGCGATTATTCCCCAGGCCACCTTTCGCCTGATTCCTTCGATTTGGGGCCACCGGGCGGGCAACCCCTGGCAATACCCCCCCGATGCGGCTTTTATTCGCCGGGCGGTGCAGGAGTGGTTAGCGGCTTGA
- the glnT gene encoding type III glutamate--ammonia ligase, with translation MTQTLSALAQERGIRYFLISFTDLCGVQRAKLVPAAVIDRMQTQAGFAGFAAWLDMTPADADVFAQADGAAMMPLPWQLEVAWLPADLTTATGDPLPQTPRLVLKRVLQQAQALGYRVKTGVECEYFLLTADGTTLADAFDRQAKPCYDQQALMRRFAVISEICDAMQALGWGAYQNDHEDANGQFEMNWLYDDALVTADRQAFFKYMVKAIAEKHGLRATFMPKPFAHLTGNGCHLHLSVWDRAGEVNLFADPQDDMGLSRLAYYFIGGVLHHAPALCAFTNPTVNSYKRINAPVTRSGATWSPNTISYSGNNRTHLIRIPDPGRFELRLADGAANPYLLAAAVIAAGLDGIKQQRDPGPRCDNNNYSDPLPPDRYPALPGNLLDALRALEQDTTLTSLLGEAFVRAYLKVKHQEWQEFCRQVTPWERETTLDC, from the coding sequence ATGACCCAAACCTTATCGGCCCTGGCGCAGGAACGGGGGATTCGTTATTTTTTGATTTCGTTTACGGATTTGTGTGGGGTACAACGGGCGAAGTTGGTGCCGGCGGCGGTAATTGACCGGATGCAGACCCAGGCGGGGTTTGCCGGTTTTGCGGCCTGGTTGGATATGACCCCTGCCGATGCGGACGTGTTTGCCCAGGCGGATGGGGCGGCGATGATGCCTTTGCCCTGGCAACTGGAGGTGGCTTGGCTGCCGGCGGATTTGACGACGGCTACGGGGGACCCTTTGCCCCAGACGCCCCGGTTGGTGCTGAAACGGGTACTGCAACAGGCGCAGGCCCTAGGCTACCGGGTGAAAACGGGGGTGGAGTGCGAGTATTTTCTCCTGACGGCGGATGGGACCACCCTGGCGGATGCCTTCGACCGGCAGGCCAAACCCTGTTATGACCAACAGGCGCTCATGCGGCGGTTTGCTGTCATTAGTGAAATTTGCGATGCCATGCAGGCGCTGGGCTGGGGCGCGTATCAAAACGACCACGAGGATGCCAACGGTCAATTTGAGATGAATTGGCTGTATGACGATGCCCTGGTGACCGCCGACCGGCAGGCCTTTTTCAAGTATATGGTGAAGGCGATAGCGGAAAAACATGGGCTGCGGGCGACCTTTATGCCCAAACCGTTTGCCCATCTCACCGGCAATGGCTGCCATCTGCATTTATCGGTGTGGGATAGGGCTGGCGAAGTGAATCTCTTTGCCGATCCCCAGGACGATATGGGGCTGTCCCGTTTGGCCTATTACTTTATTGGGGGGGTGTTGCACCATGCGCCGGCCCTGTGTGCTTTCACTAATCCCACGGTGAACTCCTACAAGCGGATCAATGCGCCGGTGACGCGTTCAGGGGCCACCTGGTCGCCCAACACCATTAGTTACAGTGGCAACAACCGTACCCACCTGATCCGCATTCCCGACCCCGGGCGGTTTGAACTGCGGCTGGCGGATGGGGCGGCCAATCCCTATTTGCTGGCGGCAGCGGTAATTGCGGCGGGACTCGATGGCATCAAGCAACAGCGCGACCCCGGCCCCCGTTGCGACAACAATAACTACAGCGACCCCCTGCCCCCCGACCGCTATCCGGCCTTACCGGGTAATTTGTTGGATGCCCTGCGAGCGCTGGAGCAGGATACAACGCTGACGAGCCTGCTGGGGGAAGCCTTTGTGCGTGCCTACCTGAAGGTGAAACACCAGGAATGGCAGGAGTTTTGCCGTCAGGTCACCCCTTGGGAGCGAGAAACCACCCTGGACTGCTAG